The Bactrocera dorsalis isolate Fly_Bdor chromosome 3, ASM2337382v1, whole genome shotgun sequence genomic interval TCTGCGGACAGCGCACTGGATATAACCAGCGAAAGGTTTGATCCATTACGCGCACTATATGCGCCTGAGTACCGCATCAGTGAGAAACAGCCTAAAGTGTTATACCAAAATCTTGCAGCTTTTGAAAGTGCATTTAAACGTTTCGGCATAATGAATCTGAACAAACGTAATAACACAGTAGtgaataaaaatacacaaaaaaaggaTGATAATGTGATGAGTGCTAAACCTGGCAGCTCAAAAGAACGCCAGGTTATAGCTGAGGAGGCACAGCAACGCCGTTTCCAGGCACACCAAATGCCTGTGAAAGGTAGAGCACGTAAGCAGAAGGATACACACAACATTTTAACATATATTGATGGCGTTACTGGCCCAATGTTGGCATTAAGACAGTCCATGAAGGAAGAGCGACGTGTACGCGTTATGGTGCGGCGTGAGCATGGTATTCGTGGTAGTTTAGAGGGTAAGCTGGTATGGTTTGATAAATTCTGGAATCTGTGGTTACACGATGTGCATGAAGTTTGCAAGCGTCGTAAATATGGatatagtgaaaataaaatgtgtggCGTGCCGCAAGATTGTACATGGAGATTACAGGAGC includes:
- the LOC105226903 gene encoding U7 snRNA-associated Sm-like protein LSm11 — its product is MIKVTKALRVCNPLAGKSWDCKPWIVSLNKKLKISETKGKIAKDEEKTAEEEPSDAKPAEDDSASSADSALDITSERFDPLRALYAPEYRISEKQPKVLYQNLAAFESAFKRFGIMNLNKRNNTVVNKNTQKKDDNVMSAKPGSSKERQVIAEEAQQRRFQAHQMPVKGRARKQKDTHNILTYIDGVTGPMLALRQSMKEERRVRVMVRREHGIRGSLEGKLVWFDKFWNLWLHDVHEVCKRRKYGYSENKMCGVPQDCTWRLQELGIELPKQEVKSINRKNVEIRRHLQQLFVRGEQVALVILLPTNKNTTSLQMET